In Zingiber officinale cultivar Zhangliang chromosome 8B, Zo_v1.1, whole genome shotgun sequence, a single genomic region encodes these proteins:
- the LOC122016379 gene encoding transmembrane protein 120 homolog, with the protein MVDHNALVEEAARLAEAARELQDAAAALISRTGNEEQSLRQRTLALESDLRRIQASLDSVAKKKCGPGGGGCIDPKIAEKVDEELCRARCLIVDGDIASLLPSKAHGLFLKSFLGPLNVRATRKDVQLKVKEEYNSYRDRTAFLFLVFPSTLLFLRSWVWDECIPPLPVQLYQAWLLYLYTTLALRENILRVNGSDIRPWWIYHHYCAMLMAIISLTWEIKRQPDCAYKQRGVQLFLVWAMMQGVSMLLQNRYQRQRLYTRIALGKAKRMDVVWGETAGVEGQLLLLCPILFILQGFEAFVGLLLLRTAIVGVIQEWQVIVCGILLVLMAIGNFANTLQTLMAKSRFKAKMKRTKSKQDL; encoded by the exons ATGGTGGATCACAACGCGCTCGTGGAGGAGGCGGCGCGGCTGGCGGAGGCTGCCCGAGAGCTCCAGGACGCTGCCGCCGCCCTCATTTCCAGGACCGGGAACGAGGAGCAATCCCTGCGCCAGCGCACCCTGGCCCTCGAATCCGACCTTCGGAGGATCCAGGCGTCGCTCGACTCCGTCGCCAAGAAGAAGTGTGGTCCTGGCGGCGGAGGATGCATCGATCCCAAGATCGCTGAGAAG GTTGATGAAGAGTTGTGCAGGGCAAGATGTCTTATCGTCGATGGTGACATCGCATCGCTACTTCCCAGCAAAGCTCATG GTCTGTTCTTGAAGAGTTTTCTTGGCCCTCTCAATGTACGAGCAACAAGGAAGGATGTGCAGCTGAAAGTGAAGGAGGAGTATAATAGCTATAGG GACAGAACCGCCTTCTTATTTCTTGTATTTCCATCCACTTTGCTTTTTTTGCGATCGTGGGTTTGGGATGAATGCATTCCACCCTTGCCTGTCCAACTATATCAG GCTTGGCTGTTATATCTCTACACAACTTTAGCCTTGCGGGAGAACATATTGCGAGTAAATGGAAGCGATATTCGTCCTTG GTGGATTTACCATCATTATTGTGCCATGTTGATGGCTATTATTAGTCTCACATGGGAAATAAAGAGACAACCTGATTGTGCTTATAAGCAG AGAGGAGTGCAACTATTCCTGGTGTGGGCCATGATGCAAGGTGTTTCCATGCTGTTACAGAACAGATATCAACGGCAAAGGCTATATACTCGCATTGCATTGGGCAAG GCAAAAAGAATGGATGTTGTATGGGGAGAAACTGCTGGTGTTGAAGGTCAGCTCCTACTGTTATGCCCCATCCTTTTCATTTTGCAG GGATTTGAAGCATTTGTCGGCTTGTTACTGCTACGGACAGCTATTGTTGGTGTGATCCAGGAGTGGCAG GTTATCGTCTGTGGAATATTGCTTGTTCTGATGGCAATAGGTAATTTCGCAAACACACTGCAGACGCTTATGGCTAAATCAAGATTCAAAGCGAAGATGAAAAGAACAAAGAGCAAGCAGGACTTATGA
- the LOC122017647 gene encoding uncharacterized protein LOC122017647: MASTVLASTAIALSSLIAAMMTGCGAYTARNHHLVGDLYSVKLFAILLCFLLAFLLNVQSIRFYSHASLLVNVPVKSHRCAAEYVARALDRGSLFWSLGLRAFYVSFPLFLWVFGPVAMLCCCIVLVILLYSLDAYSGWGMETTPPPDEEMAVL, from the coding sequence ATGGCGTCGACGGTGCTGGCGTCGACGGCCATTGCCCTGAGCTCGCTCATCGCCGCGATGATGACCGGGTGTGGCGCCTACACCGCAAGGAACCACCACTTGGTGGGCGACCTCTACTCCGTCAAGCTCTTCGCTATCCTCCTCTGCTTCTTGCTCGCCTTCCTGCTCAACGTGCAGTCGATCCGGTTCTACAGCCACGCCAGCCTGCTGGTGAACGTACCTGTAAAGAGCCACCGGTGCGCGGCGGAGTACGTGGCGAGAGCGTTGGACAGGGGAAGCCTCTTCTGGTCGCTCGGATTGAGGGCTTTCTACGTCTCGTTCCCTCTGTTCCTGTGGGTGTTCGGGCCCGTCGCCATGCTCTGCTGCTGCATCGTCCTGGTGATTCTCCTCTACTCTCTGGATGCGTACTCCGGCTGGGGCATGGAGACGACGCCGCCGCCGGACGAGGAAATGGCCGTACTGTGA
- the LOC122016380 gene encoding uncharacterized protein LOC122016380 — protein sequence MSVERSFEAWEEVQRHGLDLADRLAQGFNGLLQSHIAPPAFPWPPPGKTDPVISPSAVAADGVSAILAIGNRLGQAGAELGDGINGVVQQFFRNLPVPFWHEEDERRAAQLRLDLDSARRRDEAVEMRCSSASASASGYEEIGLTAEQFGGGGFLEPLAATEGVDDSEDEDRLEFDLSTSRCFRKPQGIINITSMYNSRTNEIESSLVARGDLWRVEASRSGSSSRNDSSPPFLIQLGPLLVVRDTTFLLPVHLSKQHLLWYGYDRKNGIHSVCPALWSKHRRWLMMSMICLYPFTCTFMDLQFPNGQLTYVAGEGLTTSAFLPVLGGLLQAQGHYPGETRFSFSRKNKSGTRITPMVQWPDKSFSLGFVQDLAWKRSGLILRPTIQLSLCPTFGGNNPGLQTELTHSLEERLSLSCGYSLTTHPSAFASVAFGRSKWNGSVGKTGVVIRAEIPLSSVDRPVFSVQLNNGMEF from the exons ATGTCCGTGGAGAGATCGTTCGAGGCGTGGGAGGAGGTGCAGCGCCATGGCCTTGACCTCGCGGATCGCCTTGCCCAGGGTTTCAATGGCCTCCTCCAGTCTCATATCGCTCCCCCTGCCTTTCCCTGGCCTCCCCCCGGCAAAACCGACCCTGTAATCTCGCCCTCGGCCGTCGCCGCGGATGGCGTATCAGCCATCCTCGCCATCGGCAACCGCCTCGGCCAGGCCGGCGCTGAGTTGGGCGACGGTATCAACGGGGTTGTGCAGCAGTTCTTCCGGAATCTACCTGTGCCCTTTTGGCATGAGGAGGATGAGAGACGGGCGGCTCAGCTAAGGTTGGATCTTGATAGTGCTAGGAGGAGGGACGAGGCCGTGGAGATGCGATGCAGCAGTGCTTCTGCATCTGCTTCTGGTTACGAGGAGATCGGATTGACTGCAGAACAGTTTGGCGGTGGGGGATTTTTGGAGCCGCTGGCAGCAACGGAAGGAGTTGATGATTCGGAAGATGAGGACAGACTTGAGTTTGATTTGAGTACTTCTAGATGCTTCAGAAAGCCTCAG GGGATCATTAATATTACATCAATGTACAATAGTAGGACCAATGAAATTGAAAGTTCATTGGTGGCAAGGGGAGATCTTTGGAGAGTGGAGGCATCACGCAGCGGTTCTTCTTCAAGGAATGATAGTTCACCTCCTTTTCTTATCCAGCTTGGACCACTACTTGTTGTTCGGGATACAACATTTCTTTTGCCTGTTCATTTATCAAAGCAGCACTTGCTGTGGTATGGTTATGATCGGAAG AATGGAATTCATTCCGTTTGTCCAGCTCTATGGTCAAAGCATAGGCGATGGTTAATGATGTCGATGATCTGTCTATATCCATTTACTTGT ACATTCATGGATTTGCAATTCCCAAATGGTCAACTGACATATGTGGCTGGTGAGGGCCTGACGACTAGTGCTtttcttcctgttcttggtggGCTGCTTCAGGCTCAAGGTCATTATCCAGGAGAAACAAGATTCAGCTTCTCTCGCAAG AACAAAAGTGGAACCCGCATCACACCAATGGTGCAGTGGCCTGATAAATCGTTTTCACTTGGGTTTGTACAAGATTTAGCTTGGAAGAGATCTGGTCTAATTCTACGTCCAACCATTCAACTCAG TTTATGCCCAACTTTTGGTGGAAACAATCCGGGACTGCAAACTGAGCTCACCCATTCTCTAGAGGAGCGACTTAGTTTAAGTTGTGGTTATTCTCTTACAACGCACCCATCTGCTTTTGCATCTGTTGCT TTTGGGAGATCCAAGTGGAATGGAAGTGTTGGAAAGACTGGTGTAGTTATTAGAGCAGAAATCCCACTAAGCTCGGTTGACAGGCCGGTCTTCTCCGTCCAGTTGAACAATGGTATGGAGTTCTGA